Proteins from a single region of Pongo pygmaeus isolate AG05252 chromosome 3, NHGRI_mPonPyg2-v2.0_pri, whole genome shotgun sequence:
- the GPR78 gene encoding G-protein coupled receptor 78 codes for MDPGEALLAGLLVMVLAVALLSNALVLLCCAYSAELRTRASGVLLVNLSLGHLLLAALDMPFTLLGVMRGRTPSAPGACQAIGFLDTFLASNAALSVAALSADQWLAVGFPLRYAGRLRPRYAGLLLGCAWGQSLAFSGAALGCSWLGYSSAFASCTLRLPPEPERQRFAAFTATLHAVGFVLPLAVLCLTSLQVHRVARSHCQRMDTVTMKALVLLADLHPSVRQRCLIQQKRRRHRATRKIGIAIATFLICFAPYVVTRLAELVPFVTVNAHWGILSKCLTYSKAAADPFTYFLLRRPFRQVLAGMVHRLLKRTPRPASTHNSSLDVAGMVHQLLKRTPHPASTHNSSLDTENDSCLQQTH; via the exons ATGGACCCCGGCGAGGCGCTGCTGGCGGGTCTGCTGGTGATGGTACTGGCCGTGGCGCTGCTATCCAACGCACTGGTGCTGCTTTGTTGCGCCTACAGCGCTGAGCTCCGCACTCGCGCCTCGGGCGTCCTCCTGGTGAATCTGTCGCTGGGCCACCTGCTGCTGGCGGCGCTGGACATGCCCTTCACGCTGCTCGGTGTGATGCGCGGGCGGACACCGTCGGCGCCCGGCGCATGCCAAGCCATTGGCTTCCTGGACACCTTCCTGGCGTCCAACGCGGCGCTGAGCGTGGCGGCGCTGAGCGCAGACCAGTGGCTGGCCGTGGGCTTCCCACTGCGCTACGCCGGACGCCTGCGACCGCGCTATGCTGGCCTGCTGCTGGGCTGTGCCTGGGGACAGTCGCTGGCCTTCTCAGGCGCTGCACTTGGCTGCTCGTGGCTTGGCTACAGCAGCGCCTTCGCGTCCTGCACGCTGCGCCTGCCGCCTGAGCCTGAGCGTCAGCGCTTCGCAGCCTTCACCGCCACGCTCCATGCCGTGGGCTTCGTGCTGCCGCTGGCGGTGCTCTGCCTCACCTCGCTCCAGGTGCACCGGGTGGCACGCAGCCACTGCCAGCGCATGGACACCGTCACCATGAAGGCGCTCGTGCTGCTCGCCGACCTGCACCCCAG TGTGCGGCAGCGCTGCCTCATCCAGCAGAAGCGGCGCCGCCACCGCGCTACCAGGAAGATTGGCATCGCTATTGCGACCTTCCTCATCTGCTTTGCCCCGTATGTCGTGACCAG GCTGGCGGAGCTCGTGCCCTTCGTCACCGTGAACGCCCACTGGGGCATCCTCAGCAAGTGCCTGACCTACAGCAAGGCGGCGGCTGACCCGTTCACATACTTTCTGCTCCGCCGGCCGTTCCGCCAAGTCCTGGCCGGCATGGTGCACCGGCTGCTGAAGAGAACCCCGCGCCCAGCGTCCACCCATAACAGCTCTCTGGATGTGGCCGGCATGGTGCATCAGCTGCTGAAGAGAACCCCGCACCCAGCGTCCACCCACAACAGCTCTCTGGACACAGAGAATGATTCCTGCCTGCAGCAGACACACTGA